The proteins below come from a single Isoptericola dokdonensis DS-3 genomic window:
- a CDS encoding sensor histidine kinase, which yields MSDLIAEHTDLAEGDVEWLHLLVGDWQIVSDLAFADLVLWLPTRDGRFVAGAQCRPSTGATVHYDDVVGSFAPDGQTGQLAAAMTEARAQRSREPRWFGAYAVREEAVPVVHRGRAVAVVARQTNLGSGRTPSRLELNYVESADDLLAMVGRGEYPSPNAATGPRRGAPRVGDGLIRLNSEGEVLYASPNALSCFHRLGVIGPLVGQSLVEVTAGIVEQQDTVDESMPLVVMGRAPWRTDIEAGRVALSLRALPLTDHGQRIGAVLLCRDVSELRRRERELMTKDATIREIHHRVKNNLATVAALLRLQARRMEVPEARAALEEAMRRVATISLVHESLSQNLDEQVELDDMLKRALRLAADVASTRTRVRTEQSGSFGMVPAQDATPLALVLTELVTNAVEHAFPDRESGTVTIDVGRDGDSLRIVVADDGEGMPDGIEQLGRSSSSGLGSQIVRTLVTNELRGSIDWRPRDGGGTEVVVELDLRSDAHR from the coding sequence ATGAGTGACCTGATCGCCGAGCACACCGACCTTGCCGAGGGGGACGTGGAGTGGCTCCACCTCCTGGTGGGTGACTGGCAGATCGTCTCCGACCTCGCCTTCGCCGACCTCGTGCTGTGGCTGCCCACCCGCGACGGCCGGTTCGTCGCCGGCGCCCAGTGCCGCCCCAGCACCGGCGCGACCGTCCACTACGACGACGTCGTCGGCTCCTTCGCCCCCGACGGGCAGACGGGCCAGCTCGCCGCCGCGATGACGGAGGCCCGGGCCCAGCGCTCGCGCGAGCCGCGATGGTTCGGCGCGTACGCCGTGCGCGAGGAGGCGGTGCCCGTGGTCCACCGCGGCCGCGCGGTCGCCGTCGTCGCCCGGCAGACCAACCTCGGTTCCGGGCGCACGCCCAGCCGGCTCGAGCTCAACTACGTCGAGTCCGCCGACGACCTGCTCGCCATGGTCGGGCGCGGCGAGTACCCGTCGCCGAACGCCGCCACCGGTCCCCGCCGGGGCGCGCCCCGCGTCGGGGACGGACTGATCCGGCTCAACTCCGAGGGCGAGGTGCTGTACGCCAGCCCGAACGCCCTGTCGTGCTTCCACCGCCTCGGCGTCATCGGGCCGCTCGTGGGGCAGTCGCTCGTCGAGGTGACGGCCGGCATCGTCGAGCAGCAGGACACCGTCGACGAGTCCATGCCGCTGGTCGTCATGGGCCGGGCCCCGTGGCGCACCGACATCGAGGCCGGCCGGGTCGCGCTGTCCCTGCGGGCCCTGCCGCTGACGGACCACGGCCAGCGCATCGGCGCGGTGCTGCTGTGCCGGGACGTGTCCGAGCTGCGTCGTCGTGAGCGCGAGCTCATGACCAAGGACGCCACCATCCGCGAGATCCACCACCGGGTGAAGAACAACCTCGCCACCGTCGCGGCGCTGCTGCGGCTGCAGGCGCGCCGCATGGAGGTGCCCGAGGCGCGCGCCGCGCTGGAGGAGGCGATGCGCCGTGTCGCGACGATCTCCCTCGTGCACGAGTCGCTGTCGCAGAACCTCGACGAGCAGGTCGAGCTGGACGACATGCTCAAGCGGGCGCTGCGCCTGGCCGCCGACGTCGCCTCCACCCGGACGAGGGTGCGCACCGAGCAGTCGGGCTCGTTCGGCATGGTCCCCGCCCAGGACGCCACCCCGCTGGCGCTGGTCCTCACGGAGCTGGTCACCAACGCGGTCGAGCACGCCTTCCCCGACCGCGAGTCGGGGACGGTCACGATCGACGTGGGCCGGGACGGCGACTCCCTGCGGATCGTCGTGGCGGACGACGGCGAGGGCATGCCGGACGGCATCGAGCAGCTCGGTCGCAGCTCGAGCAGCGGCCTCGGCTCGCAGATCGTGCGCACGCTCGTCACCAACGAGCTGCGGGGGAGCATCGACTGGCGGCCCCGGGACGGCGGGGGCACCGAGGTGGTCGTCGAGCTGGACCTGCGCAGCGACGCGCACCGCTGA
- a CDS encoding glycoside hydrolase family 1 protein translates to MTQSTSRSGARTAAPGTTVPFVPSSPLLAPTPNSSGRVEFPADFLWGAATAAFQIEGGGAEDGRQDSIWDVFCRIPGAVVNGDDGMVACDHYHRYPQDVALLKSLHLDSYRFSTSWARVVPDGRTVNRAGLDFYSRLVDELLEADILPWLTLYHWDLPQALEERGGWPNRDTAYRFADYAVTMHEALGDRVGVWTTFNEPWCSAFLGYTSGAHAPGKKSPELGLAAAHHLLLAHGLGVNALRERAPEATLGLTLNFTVSDPVDPTNPADVDVARRDDAMFNRIFLDPVFRGAYPQDILDDTAHLGFADVIQDGDLEIISTPIDVLGVNYYNGGAVSATPPAQAPQGTAGPDGERTTAADGPVWETRSPNPVPDGIYPHSRGLPTTDMGWEVQPEGLTRLLLRLQEDYSGPRGTALYITENGAAYPDVVQDDGSVDDQDRLAFVDAHLRAVKDALDGGADVRGYFAWSLMDNFEWALGYSKRFGLTRVDYATQERTVKASGRWYAAVARDNAVPPRD, encoded by the coding sequence ATGACGCAGAGCACCTCCCGCTCGGGCGCGCGCACCGCCGCGCCCGGGACGACCGTCCCGTTCGTGCCGTCGTCGCCGCTGCTCGCCCCGACGCCCAACAGCTCGGGCCGGGTCGAGTTCCCCGCCGACTTCCTGTGGGGCGCGGCGACCGCCGCCTTCCAGATCGAGGGCGGGGGCGCGGAGGACGGCCGCCAGGACTCCATCTGGGACGTCTTCTGCCGGATCCCGGGTGCCGTCGTGAACGGCGACGACGGCATGGTCGCCTGCGACCACTACCACCGGTACCCGCAGGACGTGGCGCTGCTGAAGAGCCTCCACCTGGACTCCTACCGGTTCTCGACGTCGTGGGCCCGGGTCGTGCCCGACGGTCGCACCGTCAACCGGGCGGGCCTGGACTTCTACTCCCGGCTGGTCGACGAGCTGCTCGAGGCGGACATCCTGCCCTGGCTCACCCTGTACCACTGGGACCTCCCCCAGGCGCTGGAGGAGCGGGGCGGGTGGCCGAACCGTGACACCGCCTACCGGTTCGCCGACTACGCGGTGACGATGCACGAGGCGCTGGGCGACCGCGTCGGGGTGTGGACGACGTTCAACGAGCCGTGGTGCTCCGCGTTCCTCGGGTACACCTCCGGTGCGCACGCCCCGGGCAAGAAGTCCCCCGAGCTGGGTCTCGCGGCGGCGCACCACCTGCTGCTGGCGCACGGCCTGGGCGTGAACGCGCTGCGGGAGCGGGCGCCGGAGGCCACGCTCGGCCTGACGCTCAACTTCACGGTGTCCGACCCGGTCGACCCGACGAACCCCGCCGACGTCGACGTGGCGCGCCGGGACGACGCGATGTTCAACCGGATCTTCCTCGACCCCGTCTTCCGCGGCGCGTACCCGCAGGACATCCTCGACGACACCGCGCACCTCGGGTTCGCCGACGTGATCCAGGACGGCGACCTGGAGATCATCTCGACGCCGATCGACGTGCTGGGCGTCAACTACTACAACGGTGGTGCCGTGTCCGCCACGCCCCCGGCGCAGGCGCCGCAGGGCACGGCCGGCCCGGACGGCGAGCGGACCACCGCCGCCGACGGCCCCGTGTGGGAGACCCGCTCCCCGAACCCGGTGCCGGACGGCATCTACCCGCACAGCCGCGGCCTGCCCACGACCGACATGGGCTGGGAGGTGCAGCCGGAGGGCCTGACGCGGCTGCTGCTGCGCCTCCAGGAGGACTACTCCGGCCCGCGGGGCACCGCGCTGTACATCACCGAGAACGGCGCCGCCTACCCGGACGTCGTGCAGGACGACGGCAGCGTGGACGACCAGGACCGGCTCGCGTTCGTCGACGCCCACCTGCGCGCCGTCAAGGACGCCCTCGACGGCGGCGCGGACGTGCGCGGGTACTTCGCCTGGTCGCTCATGGACAACTTCGAGTGGGCGCTCGGCTACTCGAAGCGTTTCGGCCTCACCCGGGTGGACTACGCGACGCAGGAACGTACGGTGAAGGCCTCCGGTCGCTGGTACGCCGCGGTGGCCCGAGACAACGCCGTCCCGCCCCGCGACTGA
- a CDS encoding carbohydrate ABC transporter permease: MALLSPSKPAHARGGSDRPPRRVGFSQRLGRLDVKISPYLYISPFFLLFAVVGLFPLIYTAVVSVYDWNLLGGQGDFVGLQNYVDVLNQPLFWKSLANTFSIFLFSSVPQVLLAIVIAAMLDQNLRSATFWRMGVLIPFVVAPVAVSMIFGRLFADQYGFINEILGLVGMDPVQWHGDRVASHVAIASMVNYRWTGYNALIFLAAMQAVPRELYEAAVIDGAGRIRQFFSVTVPQIRATIIFVVITSTIGGLQIFDEVRMFDAQGLGGPDRDWMTTVVYLYDVAWGNQKAFGRAAAVAWLLFLIIIVIGMINFLITQRISTSGAKGPKVSRRQTQELIRQARAAGSAPAPATHVGTATGPAPGTAAPPAPPTARPSGSSDQNHGEDAR; this comes from the coding sequence ATGGCACTTTTGTCCCCCAGCAAGCCGGCGCACGCGCGCGGCGGTTCGGACCGCCCGCCGAGGCGGGTCGGATTCTCGCAGCGGCTCGGCCGGCTCGACGTCAAGATCTCGCCCTACCTCTACATCTCCCCGTTCTTCCTGCTCTTCGCGGTCGTCGGGCTCTTCCCGCTGATCTACACCGCGGTGGTGTCGGTCTACGACTGGAACCTGCTCGGCGGCCAGGGCGACTTCGTCGGCCTGCAGAACTACGTCGACGTGCTCAACCAGCCGCTGTTCTGGAAGTCGTTGGCCAACACCTTCTCGATCTTCCTGTTCTCCTCGGTCCCGCAGGTGCTGCTGGCGATCGTCATCGCCGCGATGCTGGACCAGAACCTCCGCTCCGCCACGTTCTGGCGCATGGGCGTCCTCATCCCGTTCGTGGTCGCCCCGGTGGCCGTGTCGATGATCTTCGGCCGCCTCTTCGCCGACCAGTACGGCTTCATCAACGAGATCCTCGGGCTCGTCGGCATGGACCCGGTGCAGTGGCACGGCGACCGGGTCGCCAGCCACGTCGCCATCGCGTCGATGGTCAACTACCGCTGGACCGGCTACAACGCGCTGATCTTCCTCGCCGCGATGCAGGCCGTGCCGCGCGAGCTCTACGAGGCCGCCGTCATCGACGGCGCCGGGCGCATCCGCCAGTTCTTCTCGGTGACGGTCCCCCAGATCCGCGCGACCATCATCTTCGTCGTCATCACGTCGACCATCGGCGGCCTGCAGATCTTCGACGAGGTCCGCATGTTCGACGCGCAGGGCCTCGGTGGCCCGGACCGTGACTGGATGACGACCGTCGTCTACCTCTACGACGTCGCATGGGGCAACCAGAAGGCGTTCGGCCGGGCGGCCGCGGTCGCCTGGCTGCTGTTCCTCATCATCATCGTCATCGGCATGATCAACTTCCTCATCACGCAGCGGATCTCCACGTCGGGCGCCAAGGGCCCGAAGGTCAGCCGCAGGCAGACGCAGGAGCTGATCCGCCAGGCGCGGGCCGCCGGCTCGGCGCCGGCACCCGCCACGCACGTCGGCACGGCGACCGGCCCCGCCCCGGGGACCGCCGCCCCGCCCGCACCTCCGACCGCACGCCCGTCCGGCTCCTCGGACCAGAACCACGGGGAGGACGCCCGATGA
- a CDS encoding LacI family DNA-binding transcriptional regulator, whose amino-acid sequence MVTKHIAPTLDDVARAAGVSRSTASRAINGGDRVSPEAQQAVDDAILRLGYAPNRAARSLVTRRTDSIALVVPEPDARILTDPFLAGVVRGVSEGLGGTDLQLVLLLARPGERPGHIARYLNSGHVDGVIIASHHKDDRLEPELRAGSLPGVFVGRPFDSAGLHYVDVDNAAGARVATQRLVDRGCRRIATLTGPQDMTATLDRFDGWRATLSRAGLPTDAVAHGDFTVQGGAAAMERVLAEHPDVDGVFAASDLMATGALQVLRAHGRSVPDDVAVVGFDALGAELTTPRLTTVLQPVVEMVAAATSTLLDMLAGEVVHPEPRIFVPRLVEGDSA is encoded by the coding sequence GTGGTCACCAAGCACATCGCACCGACGCTCGACGACGTCGCCCGCGCCGCCGGGGTCTCCCGATCGACCGCGTCGCGGGCGATCAACGGCGGCGACCGCGTGTCGCCCGAGGCGCAGCAGGCCGTCGACGACGCCATCCTGCGGCTCGGCTACGCGCCGAACCGTGCGGCGCGGTCCCTCGTGACCCGACGGACGGACTCGATCGCCCTCGTCGTCCCGGAACCGGACGCCCGCATCCTCACCGACCCGTTCCTCGCGGGAGTGGTCCGCGGCGTCAGCGAAGGGCTCGGCGGGACGGACCTCCAGCTCGTGCTGCTGCTGGCGCGACCGGGCGAGCGCCCCGGCCACATCGCCCGCTACCTCAACAGCGGGCACGTGGACGGCGTGATCATCGCCTCGCACCACAAGGACGACCGGCTCGAGCCCGAGCTGCGGGCGGGTTCCCTGCCGGGCGTGTTCGTGGGCCGGCCGTTCGACAGCGCGGGCCTGCACTACGTGGACGTCGACAACGCGGCGGGTGCGCGGGTCGCCACCCAGCGGCTCGTCGACCGCGGCTGCCGCAGGATCGCGACCCTCACGGGCCCGCAGGACATGACCGCCACCCTCGACCGCTTCGACGGCTGGCGCGCCACCCTGTCGCGGGCGGGGCTGCCCACGGACGCCGTCGCGCACGGCGACTTCACCGTGCAGGGCGGCGCCGCCGCGATGGAGCGGGTCCTCGCGGAGCACCCGGACGTCGACGGCGTGTTCGCGGCGTCCGACCTCATGGCCACCGGTGCGCTGCAGGTGCTGCGCGCCCACGGCCGCAGCGTGCCCGACGACGTCGCGGTCGTCGGTTTCGACGCCCTGGGCGCCGAGCTCACGACGCCCCGGCTGACGACCGTGCTGCAGCCGGTGGTCGAGATGGTCGCCGCGGCGACGTCGACCCTGCTCGACATGCTCGCGGGCGAGGTCGTGCACCCGGAGCCGCGGATCTTCGTCCCCCGCCTCGTGGAGGGGGACTCCGCCTGA
- a CDS encoding ABC transporter substrate-binding protein — MLSSTRPRQARRVAAATAGIASLALVLTACSSDAEPTDEGSPAAEGEDITLTVATFNDFGYTDELLQQYMDENPGVTVKHVKAAESGDARTNLTTKLAAGGEGLADIEAIEVDWLPELMQFPDLFTDLTDAELDGRWVDWKVAQATTPDGKLIGYGTDIGPEAICYRSDLLEAAGLPSEREEVAEWIGGDSATWETYFDAGKEYVEASGKPWFDGALATYQGMVNQLEAAYEDPATGEPKDLATNTEVKDLYDQVIAASVDDKLSAGLEQWQPDWDAGFQNDAFATMLCPAWMTGPIEERAGGIDGWDIADVFPGGGGNWGGSFLTVPASGANADAAKQLAAWLTSPEVQTQAFVDAGTFPSQVEAQGSEEVQAFVNEFMSEAPAGQIFSTRAQAITSNPFKGKNYFAIQTEVQNAINRVDLNGEDRDESWDKAVAEVPNVIQ; from the coding sequence GTGCTCAGCAGCACCCGCCCCCGCCAGGCACGCCGCGTCGCCGCGGCCACAGCCGGCATCGCATCCCTCGCCCTCGTCCTCACCGCGTGCTCGAGCGACGCGGAGCCCACCGACGAGGGCAGCCCGGCCGCGGAGGGTGAGGACATCACCCTCACCGTCGCGACCTTCAACGACTTCGGCTACACCGACGAGCTCCTCCAGCAGTACATGGACGAGAACCCCGGTGTGACCGTGAAGCACGTCAAGGCCGCCGAGTCGGGCGACGCCCGCACCAACCTCACCACCAAGCTCGCCGCCGGTGGCGAGGGCCTGGCCGACATCGAGGCCATCGAGGTCGACTGGCTGCCCGAGCTCATGCAGTTCCCCGACCTGTTCACCGACCTCACCGACGCCGAGCTCGACGGCCGCTGGGTCGACTGGAAGGTCGCCCAGGCCACCACGCCCGACGGCAAGCTCATCGGCTACGGCACCGACATCGGCCCCGAGGCCATCTGCTACCGCTCCGACCTGCTCGAGGCCGCGGGCCTCCCGTCCGAGCGCGAGGAGGTCGCCGAGTGGATCGGCGGCGACTCCGCCACCTGGGAGACCTACTTCGACGCCGGCAAGGAGTACGTCGAGGCCTCCGGCAAGCCGTGGTTCGACGGCGCCCTCGCCACCTACCAGGGCATGGTCAACCAGCTCGAGGCCGCCTACGAGGACCCGGCCACCGGTGAGCCCAAGGACCTGGCCACCAACACCGAGGTCAAGGACCTCTACGACCAGGTCATCGCCGCGTCGGTCGACGACAAGCTGTCGGCCGGCCTCGAGCAGTGGCAGCCCGACTGGGACGCCGGCTTCCAGAACGACGCCTTCGCGACCATGCTCTGCCCGGCCTGGATGACCGGACCGATCGAGGAGCGTGCCGGTGGCATCGACGGCTGGGACATCGCCGACGTCTTCCCCGGTGGCGGTGGCAACTGGGGCGGTTCCTTCCTCACCGTCCCGGCCTCCGGCGCCAACGCCGACGCCGCGAAGCAGCTCGCCGCGTGGCTGACCTCGCCCGAGGTCCAGACGCAGGCCTTCGTCGACGCGGGCACCTTCCCGTCGCAGGTCGAGGCGCAGGGCTCGGAGGAGGTCCAGGCCTTCGTCAACGAGTTCATGAGCGAGGCCCCGGCCGGTCAGATCTTCTCGACGCGTGCCCAGGCGATCACGTCGAACCCGTTCAAGGGCAAGAACTACTTCGCCATCCAGACCGAGGTCCAGAACGCCATCAACCGCGTCGACCTCAACGGCGAGGACCGGGACGAGTCCTGGGACAAGGCCGTCGCCGAGGTGCCGAACGTCATCCAGTGA
- a CDS encoding DUF2505 domain-containing protein, whose amino-acid sequence MHLTVELTYAAEVAAVADLLADPAFVRWRSSRPELGTAGQVDVAGDPAQGFTVSLRRTLPTDLIPQHLRPLVGDRVEVRQTEAWEPWQAGRLTGTVVVEFTGAPVRLTGRLLLEATEDGGTCHRYELDVRSSVPLFATAVEEAAATAVRRALDTEEQAAREWLARP is encoded by the coding sequence GTGCACCTGACGGTGGAGCTGACGTACGCGGCAGAGGTCGCCGCGGTCGCCGACCTGCTCGCGGACCCCGCGTTCGTGCGGTGGCGCTCGAGCAGGCCGGAGCTGGGGACCGCGGGCCAGGTCGACGTCGCGGGCGACCCCGCGCAGGGCTTCACCGTGTCCCTGCGGCGGACGCTGCCGACGGACCTGATCCCGCAGCACCTGCGCCCCCTGGTGGGCGACCGGGTGGAGGTCCGCCAGACGGAGGCCTGGGAGCCGTGGCAGGCGGGCCGCCTGACGGGCACGGTCGTCGTGGAGTTCACGGGCGCGCCGGTGCGCCTGACCGGGCGCCTCCTGCTCGAGGCGACGGAGGACGGCGGCACCTGTCACCGCTACGAGCTCGACGTGCGCTCCTCGGTCCCGCTGTTCGCGACGGCGGTCGAGGAGGCCGCGGCCACCGCGGTGCGCCGCGCGCTGGACACCGAGGAGCAGGCCGCCCGGGAGTGGCTCGCCCGTCCCTGA
- a CDS encoding patatin-like phospholipase family protein, with amino-acid sequence MACVTTAFVLGGGGVRGAVHVGMIQALLEAGVRPDLVVGTSIGAINGAALAADPTPAVVETLLGAWSSPVAASVYGEPWYRQIGHLARSRTHVFDPAKLRALVQGTIGADRTFADLDVPLVVAAASIERAAEHWFDSGPLVDAIVASASVPGALPPAEIDGEHFLDGGLVNSIPLGEAVRRGATTVYVLQVGRVEEPLTVPRKPADVAKVAFEISRRHRFFRELADVPDGVTVHVLPSGGPVPGDEKLGSFRRLDATRDRIARSHDAARAYLAEQP; translated from the coding sequence ATGGCCTGCGTGACCACAGCGTTCGTGCTCGGAGGCGGCGGGGTCCGCGGGGCCGTCCACGTCGGGATGATCCAGGCGTTGCTGGAGGCAGGGGTACGACCCGATCTCGTCGTCGGCACGTCCATCGGGGCGATCAACGGGGCCGCGCTGGCCGCGGACCCGACCCCCGCGGTGGTCGAGACGCTCCTCGGGGCGTGGTCGTCACCCGTCGCCGCGAGCGTCTACGGCGAGCCCTGGTACCGCCAGATCGGGCACCTCGCCCGGTCCCGGACGCACGTCTTCGACCCGGCGAAGCTGCGCGCCCTCGTGCAGGGCACGATCGGTGCGGACCGCACCTTCGCCGACCTCGACGTCCCCCTCGTCGTCGCGGCGGCCAGCATCGAGCGCGCCGCCGAGCACTGGTTCGACAGCGGCCCCCTCGTCGACGCGATCGTCGCGTCGGCGTCCGTCCCCGGGGCGCTGCCGCCCGCCGAGATCGACGGGGAGCACTTCCTCGACGGCGGGCTCGTGAACTCGATCCCGCTCGGCGAGGCGGTCCGACGCGGCGCCACCACCGTGTACGTGCTGCAGGTCGGACGGGTCGAGGAGCCGCTGACCGTTCCCCGCAAGCCCGCCGACGTCGCCAAGGTGGCGTTCGAGATCTCTCGCCGCCACCGGTTCTTCCGGGAGCTCGCCGACGTCCCCGACGGCGTCACCGTGCACGTGCTGCCGTCCGGCGGACCGGTGCCCGGCGACGAGAAGCTCGGGTCGTTCCGTCGCCTCGACGCCACCCGCGACCGCATCGCCCGCTCCCACGACGCGGCCCGCGCCTACCTCGCGGAGCAGCCGTGA
- a CDS encoding carbohydrate ABC transporter permease, protein MSSVAVTAQTAGKGAARAAARRRSQGKASGSATRRAGWIVYLILGIALVVSIFPLYFTLLLGSSDPVSIAQNAIPQWFPDASIFAQFQEVITADAINFWKALGNSVLIGVVCSLSVVLFSTLAGYSFAKLQFRGRGPLLVFVIATMAVPTQLGIIPLYILMSDIGWYGKVQAVIIPGLVTAFGVFWMTQYLSEALPYELIEAARVDGASMIRTFWSIALPAALPAASMLGLFTFVQQWTNYFWPSIILTNENPTLPLVVRSLQANYFVDYSLVMGGIFLVTLPLLVLFAFVGRQLVAGIMAGAVKG, encoded by the coding sequence ATGAGCTCCGTCGCCGTCACCGCACAGACCGCAGGCAAGGGCGCCGCCCGTGCCGCCGCCCGCCGCCGCTCCCAGGGCAAGGCCTCGGGGAGCGCCACCCGCCGCGCCGGCTGGATCGTCTACCTGATCCTCGGCATCGCCCTGGTGGTCTCGATCTTCCCGCTGTACTTCACGCTCCTGCTGGGCTCGTCCGACCCGGTGTCGATCGCGCAGAACGCGATCCCCCAGTGGTTCCCGGACGCGAGCATCTTCGCCCAGTTCCAGGAGGTCATCACCGCCGACGCGATCAACTTCTGGAAGGCGCTGGGCAACTCCGTCCTCATCGGCGTCGTCTGCTCGTTGTCGGTCGTGCTGTTCTCCACGCTGGCCGGCTACTCGTTCGCGAAGCTGCAGTTCCGCGGCCGCGGTCCCCTGCTGGTGTTCGTCATCGCCACGATGGCCGTGCCGACGCAGCTCGGCATCATCCCGCTCTACATCCTCATGAGCGACATCGGCTGGTACGGCAAGGTCCAGGCCGTCATCATCCCGGGCCTCGTCACCGCGTTCGGCGTGTTCTGGATGACGCAGTACCTCTCGGAGGCCCTGCCCTACGAGCTCATCGAGGCGGCTCGCGTCGACGGCGCCTCCATGATCCGCACCTTCTGGTCGATCGCGCTGCCCGCGGCGCTCCCCGCCGCGTCGATGCTCGGCCTGTTCACCTTCGTGCAGCAGTGGACGAACTACTTCTGGCCCTCGATCATCCTCACGAACGAGAACCCGACCCTGCCCCTCGTGGTCCGGTCGTTGCAGGCCAACTACTTCGTCGACTACTCCCTGGTCATGGGTGGCATCTTCCTGGTGACGCTCCCCCTGCTCGTGCTGTTCGCCTTCGTCGGGCGTCAGCTCGTCGCAGGCATCATGGCCGGTGCGGTGAAGGGCTGA
- a CDS encoding 1-acyl-sn-glycerol-3-phosphate acyltransferase → MIAPPPRWVRRAVLAPLVVVLAVVMVPTTLMFALVVGAALTWVLPGRLRVVRVLWMAAFYIVWDAAALLALLGLWIASGFGLAARQPWYRRAHVRLARGMLAVFFWQVRWTLRLRIDVEVGAGTLPDVPLVVISRHAGPGDSFILVDRLLDLAGRAPAVVLKDTLQWDPAIDVLLHRLPSAFVTPVSRRPAGRPGARQTVHRIAEHLTADDALVLFPEGGNVTPRRRTARIDALRAAGQHDLARRAAEMGNVMAPHTGGFSAAMEGSPGAAVLVVAHTGLERLVTLKDIWRELPMDKVITLGGWIHPPGTLPADDVGRAAWLFDQWEVVDTWIAERTPAPAP, encoded by the coding sequence GTGATCGCCCCGCCCCCGCGCTGGGTGCGGCGTGCCGTCCTCGCACCCCTGGTCGTCGTGCTCGCCGTCGTCATGGTGCCCACCACGCTCATGTTCGCGCTGGTCGTCGGGGCCGCGCTCACCTGGGTCCTGCCCGGCCGCCTGCGCGTCGTGCGCGTGCTGTGGATGGCGGCGTTCTACATCGTCTGGGACGCCGCGGCGCTCCTCGCCCTGCTGGGCCTGTGGATCGCGTCCGGGTTCGGCCTCGCCGCCCGGCAGCCCTGGTACCGGCGCGCCCACGTGCGGCTCGCCCGCGGGATGCTCGCCGTGTTCTTCTGGCAGGTGCGCTGGACCCTGCGGCTGCGCATCGACGTCGAGGTCGGCGCGGGCACCCTGCCCGACGTGCCGCTCGTCGTCATCAGCCGGCACGCCGGGCCCGGGGACTCGTTCATCCTCGTCGACCGGCTCCTCGACCTCGCCGGACGCGCCCCCGCCGTCGTCCTCAAGGACACCCTCCAGTGGGACCCCGCGATCGACGTCCTGCTGCACCGGCTGCCGTCCGCGTTCGTCACCCCGGTCTCCCGCCGTCCCGCCGGGCGACCCGGCGCCCGCCAGACCGTGCACCGCATCGCCGAGCACCTCACCGCCGACGACGCGCTCGTCCTGTTCCCGGAGGGCGGCAACGTCACCCCGCGCCGCCGGACCGCCCGCATCGACGCGCTGCGCGCCGCCGGGCAGCACGACCTCGCGCGCCGCGCCGCGGAGATGGGCAACGTCATGGCGCCCCACACCGGAGGGTTCTCCGCCGCCATGGAAGGGTCGCCCGGCGCGGCCGTGCTCGTCGTCGCGCACACCGGCCTCGAACGCCTCGTCACCCTCAAGGACATCTGGCGAGAGCTCCCGATGGACAAGGTCATCACCCTCGGCGGGTGGATCCACCCGCCCGGCACCCTGCCCGCCGACGACGTCGGACGCGCCGCGTGGCTGTTCGACCAGTGGGAGGTCGTGGACACCTGGATCGCCGAGCGGACGCCCGCCCCTGCCCCGTGA
- a CDS encoding WhiB family transcriptional regulator, with the protein MDWRHKAACLDEDPELFFPIGNTGPALMQIEEAKAVCRRCDVVDTCLKWAMESGQDAGVWGGMSEDERRALKRRTARARRAG; encoded by the coding sequence ATGGACTGGCGCCACAAGGCAGCCTGCCTCGACGAGGACCCCGAGCTCTTCTTCCCCATCGGCAACACCGGCCCCGCCCTCATGCAGATCGAGGAGGCCAAGGCCGTGTGCCGCCGCTGCGACGTCGTCGACACCTGCCTCAAGTGGGCCATGGAGTCCGGCCAGGACGCCGGCGTCTGGGGCGGCATGAGCGAGGACGAGCGCCGCGCCCTCAAGCGCCGCACCGCTCGCGCGCGCCGCGCCGGCTGA